acacaaaccaacGATCCCTTCTGTAGTGATAATGGACATTGGGAAAGATAATCAGTTGTTGTGGAAACAATGTGTACACAAAGTCAAGGGGAAATTTTCAAATCAAGTGCCACATTTGGACAGTCCTATTTCAGATGTACAGAGAACCCACAGTTCCTGAGACAGTCACTAGGGATAACTTGCATAAATAGAAACTGACCTCTGAGCCCTGGGTTCAGTTAAACTCACATCTGTGTAACTCCTGTGGATATTATGCAATCTCTGCTCCAAAATTCAAATTAGTTGGTTTTCAAAGTGACTCCCAACGATGTCATCAACCCAAACTTCAATTCCACTAAAATCTGCACCCATGGTATTGCAACTACATGTTCACATAATCAACACATGCCCATTGCTTTGTTTCCCAGTTTCTGGattgtattttgttttctttaacagCTTCTTCATGATCCCAGTGTTATCCAAGTCAAAACGACTTTGCCTAAAACCCACACACATGGAAAATCCTGGTTTGCAGGGATGGCATCGATAATCTACAGTCAtcctttcctctgcagcctgctggattcTCAGTTTTTTCCTCAACCTCATTTTCATCAAcctgtttttcttccttctccaaaATAATCATCTTTTTGGTCTTGAGATACTCTTCCTTATTCTACCAATACATTCTCCTTAAAATACACCAGGTTTGCTATGGCTTGGAAGGCTACTGTATTTGCCTAGGAACCTGGGCCATGGTCATCAGCAACTTTCCTCTGCTCAccaggttgtttggttttttgttttgcttagaTGGAAGTGCTTTGGGGCAGTGCACTAGAGATGGCCATGTACCAGCTGCAAGGTGATGACAGCAGATTATATGGTAGTTGCAAAGAAAGAGTAAACTGGGCCCTCAAAAGCTTGCTTTGatctgtgagaaaaaaaaagatgaaagaggTGACTGTACTGAGAAGGTGCCAGGTGTGAGTAATACTTCTGCAGAGGCCTTTCATTTCAAATACAACTTTTATCAACTTAACAACCAGCTTTTAAAAACATCAACATACAAGAAGCTATCGTTATTACTCCAGAAGCCAGCTGATGCTGACATGCACTGCAGTAGATCCCACGTAAGTGGTAGAACAGGCTCTCTGCTCCATGGAGTTTACATGCCAGACCGCTGGTAAAAAGCAAGGCAGGGAAATGAATTACAGAGAAAATACTGTTTTCATTCATCTCCCCTTAAAAAtaaagcagttcacagaagtTAGAGACAGTGTTGACTGGTCAGGCAGTAATGCTGTGAGAGGCGAGTTCTGCTGCGCTGTTTGCAGAGCCCACGCACCGATGAGCACCAAAATGCACTTACCAGatgtgcaggcagctgagcaccGCGAAGAGGATCCCCACGACCATGGCCAGCGGTACGGCAAGAACCAGAGTCAGGAGCTTATAGATCAGGTACTTGCTGAGCTCAAAGAGGGCGTGGCTGCAGACCCAGACTTTGTCGAAGGAGTGGGTCAGCTCGGGCTCCGCGATCACATCCTCGAATCCCAACTGGAAGAAGATGCAGCTCTGCCGTAACGCAAAGCTGGGGCGAGGGGAGGCCGCAGGGCACCCCTGCCCGCCGCGCGGCCCGCTCCCCTCCCCGCTGCCAGCCCCGCCCGCCCCGCGGCCCGGCGCAGCTGCCCGCCCGGCCGGGACCCCTCTGGCTCTCACCTGCAGGTGGGCGTTCATCCCGCTGGGGTCGCGGTCCAGCTCGTCCTCCCTGCATTTCTCTACCTCTGGCAGCGCGGGGCCACCGCTCCGCGGGAAGTTGTCGTCGTCCATGAAGATACGAGTGTCTGCCTTCTCCGTCTCCAGTCCCATGGCGCTGCCCGCCGCCCCAcggctccctgccctgccccgtcCGCTCCCGCGGCATCCGCGGTCCCGCTGGGCTGGGGCGGAGCAGGCCTGCCCGGACACGCCCCGCGGGCCGCGCCACAGGCTGCAGCGGGAGCGGGAGGGAGCCTGCCGGGTCGGGCCCCAGCGCGGGCGCCGCCAGGTTCCCGCCGCCAGGTTCCCGCCGCCAGGTTCCCGCCTCCCGCGGAGCTCGCTACCAGCCCAGCCGCCTTTCGACTCGGCGGCCGCTGGAGGGGTCGGAGCCTCCCGCCGGACTCCCCTCTCCAGCTGTCCAGGGCCGCCGGGCGCATTTGTTTTGCCCTTGCTTCCGAAATGCCGGGGCAGCATTTCAGCGCTGTGGCTGCGGTCTCACGCGTGATTGACGCCGGAGGGAACGCGCATTTCTGTCACTGACCAGACAGCCAGCCAGGGAAACAGCTGAGGCGGTTGTGCTCTGGGACATGGTGGGTTGTATCTTCTGCCCTATTTGCAGCCGTAGCAGAAAATCAAAAGAAGGAAGGTTCCCACGCACAGCCCCACCGCTTTGTCACACTCCAACACTACTTATGTGACTTATGCTCCCTAAACAGCATAATCCTTGCTGCAACGAAATACTGCATCTATCGTTATAAACTATTACCGTGCCCTCCTTGGGTTTTAGCTTCAGTTCATGAAAGTTatttcttctattttctttGAAAACATCTTTTAAGCCTAAGAGTGTTTTATATAAAGGTAAACAAATCGCCATAATGACTGCTGAAAGTTTGGTAATGCTGAGTGTGAGCTCATGAGCTGTCAGGAGCATGTTCTTGCTGCATTCAGTAACCACGATCACCCGTCACGATCAGAGAGAGAAGTCACCTTAATAACCAACGATCCAGGCTCGTTAAATGAAAAGGAAGCTGGTACTGCTGAGTTTCTTTAATTTTCACCACTGCATCAAATTAAGGAGAGCTTTAAGCTTGGAGAAGCTCACAGGAAAGTGATACAAAAATAACTTTGTAAGGCTGTGGTAGGAAGGTCACCTAATACAATGCTCTGGACCATATTGCATTGTTCTTGACCGGATAACTTCTGCAGAAAAGCTTCACATCTCTGTGGAACTCATGttaatgacttttttttctccc
This Pogoniulus pusillus isolate bPogPus1 chromosome 4, bPogPus1.pri, whole genome shotgun sequence DNA region includes the following protein-coding sequences:
- the CAV2 gene encoding caveolin-2, producing MGLETEKADTRIFMDDDNFPRSGGPALPEVEKCREDELDRDPSGMNAHLQLGFEDVIAEPELTHSFDKVWVCSHALFELSKYLIYKLLTLVLAVPLAMVVGILFAVLSCLHIWIVVPFVKTCLMVLPSVQTIWKSLTDVFVTPFFQSLGRCFAMINIRLDQE